The Haloferax volcanii DS2 DNA segment CCCTTTGGGGCCGAGTGTGGAACGTACCGCCTCGGCGACTGCTCGTGCGGCGCGGATGTTGTACTCCTGCGCGTCGCGGTCCTTGACGCGCTGTGCATCCTCGCCCATGATGATCATCGGCTGACCCTGCTGCATTCGCTGGCTCATAGACAGGCCTTGATTGTTTGTGATTCTATAAAAAGGCTTCGCCGGCGAATCGAAGGACGGAATCCGAGCGCTCGCCGTGTACTCCCGATAATCGTGCGACTGAGTCCGTCTTCGATGTGTTCGAGGGCAAAGTATGGTACGCTATTTCACACCACTATTTGTGCCCGGTCGAACCGCTTTATAGGCTACTCTTCGACCGGCTCTTTCCAGTGGACCGTCACCGTCCCGACGGCGAACGCGTCGTTCCCTTCGTCGTCGCGGACGACCCGGATGGTGTTCGTCCCTTCGACGAGGCTCGCGCCCGTGACGGTGTCGACCCAGTACTGCCAGCCGTCGCCCGGCGGGATATCGAACCCCGAAAGCGGGTCGCCGTTGATTCGAATCTCGTGGCCGTACTCGCCCACGTCGAACGCCTGGATGCCGAGATACGGCTCTCTGGGGTCGTCGGTCGGCACGTCGAATTCGAACGTCTCCGTCTCGTCTCCGGCGTCGTCCGCCCAGTCGAGGTCCAGCGTCTCGCCTTCGGGGTGGAGGTGCGAGCCGATGAACACGGTCGCGTAGTTCGCGCGGTGGTGCACGCTCACACGTTCTGCTGCGCCCGATAAAAATTCGCGTGGTCGGAGGTCGTGTCGGCCGCGCCGTCAGTCGTCTTCGGGGAGTTCGTCCGCGAGGAACTCGCCGTCGGCGTCGTCGCTCGCGGCGTCGAGCGGGGGCTCGTCGTCGTCTCCGTCTAACACCGATAACTCGCGTTCGTACAGCCGCTCGGTGAGTTGGGTCCGCTTGTTGAGGCCCTTCTTCTCGCGGCCGGTCTTGGTGTCAGGCATTGTCAATTGTGGTATCGCATCCCATGGCGATGAATGTTTTGTCCGAACAGTTGATACGGTCGGGTCTGTGGTGGTGCCTTGGGTCGCGTCGAACTGGGAGTTCCCTACCAGTTTCGACGTACCTTGTTCTTGGCGCGTGGTGCGATAGACTCCGCCGACGGTTCCCGCCGTCCGGCGATTGAGGGAGAAGCTATGTGCTTCGGGTGCGAAGGGCAAGGTTCGACTCGGTGTGCTCGGTTCGGGTCGGGGTCGCAGATGTAGCTTTCCAGAGAAGCACCAGAAGCGGGAGTTGAACCGCAGTCGTTCGGCTCATCCGTTCGCCTCGCTCCGTAGTTCAATTCCCTCTCGGAAACGCTTCACGAAAACTGCCACCGCGATGCGCCGAGACGCATCGCTCGGAGTGTAGTTTTCAGAGAAGCGCCAGGAGAGGGATTTGAACCTCAGTCGCTTCGCTCCCTGGTTCAAATCCAACTGAGGCGTTCTTCCGAACTCGAAGTCCGCAGCGCGACGAGACGCGCTGCTACGTGGGTTGAGTTCGGAAGAAGCGCCAGGAGAGGGATTTGAACCCCCGATCCCAGAGGGAACACGCTTTCCAGGCGTGCGCCTTACCGCTCGGCCATCCTGGCTTACAACGCAACGTTTCCGCCTGGATAATTTAAGCCCTTCCTTTCCGTTCGAGTCGGGGTTCGATGACGTATGTCACAGACGCGACCGCGACGCCGGACGCGACCGCCACCGCGGCGACCACCCCGAACGACGCGTCGATGCCGAGTCCGAGGAGGACCGCGCCCTGCGCGAGGACGCCCACGAGGAGGAGGCTCGCTGCGCCCCACGCGAGCGCGGACCGGACGCGGCGGGCCACGTTACTCCTCGTCGACGACGGCGACGGCCTCGATTTCGACGCCGACGCCCTTCGGCAGGTTGCCGACCTCGACCGCCGAGCGGGCCGGCGGCTCCTCGTCGAAGTAGGTCGCGTACGTCTCGTTCATCTCGTCGAAGTCGTCGATGTCGGCGAGGAACACCGTCGTCTTCAGCACGTCGGTCGCGTCCGCGCCGGCCTCCGCGAGGATGGCCATCACGTTGTCGAGCGACTGCGTCGTCTGCGTCGCGATGTCCTCGTCGTCGAGGAGTTCGCCGTCCGGCGTCAGCGGAATCTGTCCCGCCGTGTAGAGCAGCGAGCCGTTGGTCGTCGCCTGACTGTACGCGCCGACCGCGGCCGGCGCTTCGTCGGTTTCGATGACGCGCTTCATACGCGGTGGATTTCGCCACGACGTGATAAAATAGGGTGGAACGTCCGGGTCCGCGGCGGGACCTCCCCGCCGCGGTCCGTCGGGTTACACCGACTTGCCGGAGAGGCTGATGCCGGTCGTGAGCACGCCCGAGGCGAACAACAGCCCCATCCCAAGGGCGGTGACCACGTCGCCGTCTCGGAGCGCGAACCCCGCGACGGCGACGCTGACGACGACCAGTCCGAGGCCGAGGAGAGTCAGCGGTTTAGTGAGCGATTCGGCGGTGGGTTCGGTGTTGGGGAGCGTAGCCATGGGTGGATTGGTTGGTAGTGGGAGGTGGATTGCAGTCGGTCAGGAGTACGATTCTCCGGTCTCGATGGGCCCGCTGAACGTCGAGTAGAGGATGCCGAAGTAGGTAAACACGAGCGGCAGGAGCAGCGCCGACGCGACGCTCATGATGTTCAGCGGGAGCACGGAGATGATGGCGTCCGCGACGGTCAGCCCGGTCGCGGGGTCGGCCAAGGGGAACATGAGCGTCGCCACGAGCGCGACGAACGCGAACACGAGCACCGGCACGGCCCCGAACGCGAGCGTGTAGCGCCCCCCGCGGAGCGCGAGCAGGTAGCCCGCGGCGGCGGCGAGGCTGACGACGACGAGCGCCAGCGGAATCGGCGCGAGAACGCCGAGGTCGGGGCGGACGGCGATGAGGTAGCCGAGCGTGACGACGACGAGCGCGAGGTAGGCGGCCATCGCCCGCGGGCCGTAGTCGGCCACGTCGCGCTGGAGGCTCCCGCGGGTCTTCATGGCGAGGAAGCCGACGCCGGCGACGACGGTGAGCGCGACGACGGCGAGGCCGACGACGACGCCGGGCAGCGACAGGAGCGACTCGACGCCGAGGAGCCAGTGGGCGGCGAACACGCCGAGGAAGAAGGGCGCGCTCACGCTGCCGACGACGAACGCCCGGCCCCACCACGTCTGCCACGCCTCGTCGTGGCGCTGTTCGTACATCTCGGGGGCGAGTCCGCGGAGGATGAGCGCCCCGAGGATGGCGAACATGAGCAGGTAGTGGCGGCTGAAGAGGTTCGCGTACACCGCCGGGAACGCGGCGAACAGCGCGCCGCCGAAGACGACGAGCCACACCTCGTTGCCGTCCCAGAAGGGGCCGATGGCGGCCAGAAGCGTCTCGCGTTCCTCGTCGTCGTCGCGGGTCGCGAAGATGGCCCCGACGCCGAAGTCGAAGCCGTCGAGGAACAGGAACATCCCGAGGATGAAGAAGACGAGCCCGAACCACAGCTCCTGCAACGGCAGGCCGAAAAGCGGGTCGGTGGCGAACGCGCCGTAGTCAGTCATCGCCGGTCACCCCCGCGGGCGCGGCGGCCTCCGCACCCGCCTCGGTCTCGTCGACGCTCGGCGGCCCCTCGCGGATGATGCGGCGAATCACGTAGGTGTAGAGCGCGAGCAGGCCGGTGTACACGACGGCGAAGCCGACGAGCGTGAGCGTCGCCTCGAAGCTCGTGAGCCCCGGCGAGACGCCCTCGCTCGTCCGGAGGACGCCCTGGATGACCCACGGCTGTCGGCCCACCTCGGTGACTATCCAGCCGACCTCGACGGCGAAGATGCCGAGGAGCGACGACCCGACGAACGCCTTGTGCAACAGGTCGTCCTCGTACAACTCGTCGGCCCACCAGCGGTAGCCCGCCCAGAACGCCAACAGGATGAACCAGAACCCCGCGGCGACCATGAGCCGGAACGACCAGAAGACGATTGCGACCGGCGGGGCCTCCGTGTCGAACTCGTTCAGGCCGGTGATTTCGGCCTGCGGGTCGCCGCCGCTGGCCAGCCACGAGGCCCCGCCGGGGATGCCGATGCCGAACAGCTCTTTCGCGCGCGGGTCGGTGATACCGTCGAGGCTCGTCGGGATGGCGAAGATGTACTCGGGGACGTAGCTGTCGGTCTCCCAGACGGCCTCCATGGCGGCGAACTTCTG contains these protein-coding regions:
- a CDS encoding DUF7383 domain-containing protein, whose amino-acid sequence is MHHRANYATVFIGSHLHPEGETLDLDWADDAGDETETFEFDVPTDDPREPYLGIQAFDVGEYGHEIRINGDPLSGFDIPPGDGWQYWVDTVTGASLVEGTNTIRVVRDDEGNDAFAVGTVTVHWKEPVEE
- a CDS encoding Rid family detoxifying hydrolase, which encodes MKRVIETDEAPAAVGAYSQATTNGSLLYTAGQIPLTPDGELLDDEDIATQTTQSLDNVMAILAEAGADATDVLKTTVFLADIDDFDEMNETYATYFDEEPPARSAVEVGNLPKGVGVEIEAVAVVDEE
- a CDS encoding cytochrome d ubiquinol oxidase subunit II, coding for MTDYGAFATDPLFGLPLQELWFGLVFFILGMFLFLDGFDFGVGAIFATRDDDEERETLLAAIGPFWDGNEVWLVVFGGALFAAFPAVYANLFSRHYLLMFAILGALILRGLAPEMYEQRHDEAWQTWWGRAFVVGSVSAPFFLGVFAAHWLLGVESLLSLPGVVVGLAVVALTVVAGVGFLAMKTRGSLQRDVADYGPRAMAAYLALVVVTLGYLIAVRPDLGVLAPIPLALVVVSLAAAAGYLLALRGGRYTLAFGAVPVLVFAFVALVATLMFPLADPATGLTVADAIISVLPLNIMSVASALLLPLVFTYFGILYSTFSGPIETGESYS